From Nitrospiria bacterium, one genomic window encodes:
- a CDS encoding transcriptional repressor, which translates to MLTPEQMRKRFQERRLKFTSQRYAIYRALAASKEHPSVEDLYSTVKKAYPTLSMNTVYNTLESLKEIGIASEISLWHDKARFDANPASHHHLVCLRCKKIEDLYDDTLNCLALSPKAKHRYRITGHRVEFHGYCSDCKPKTTQPTKRRKPQ; encoded by the coding sequence ATGCTGACCCCCGAACAGATGCGGAAACGCTTCCAGGAGCGCCGGCTTAAATTCACAAGCCAGCGCTACGCCATCTACCGGGCGCTGGCCGCCTCCAAAGAACACCCGAGCGTGGAGGATCTTTACTCGACGGTCAAGAAGGCCTACCCGACCCTTTCGATGAACACGGTCTACAACACCCTCGAGAGCCTGAAGGAAATCGGCATCGCGTCGGAGATCAGCCTCTGGCACGACAAGGCCCGCTTCGACGCGAACCCGGCCTCGCACCATCATCTGGTCTGCCTGCGATGCAAAAAGATCGAGGACCTCTACGACGACACCCTGAACTGCCTGGCCCTGTCGCCCAAGGCCAAGCACCGCTACCGGATCACCGGGCACCGCGTCGAATTTCACGGCTACTGCAGCGACTGTAAACCCAAAACGACCCAACCCACAAAAAGGAGGAAACCCCAATGA
- a CDS encoding rubrerythrin family protein → MSKKGLKGTKTWENLKEGFAGESQANRRYLYFARRADIEGQPDIAGVFRDTAEGETGHAFGHFDYLAEIGDPVTGVAVGDTAANLKSAIEGETYEYTQMYPGFAKTAREEGFAEISEWFETLAKAEKSHAGRFTKALDTIKK, encoded by the coding sequence ATGAGCAAGAAAGGCTTGAAAGGAACGAAGACCTGGGAAAATCTAAAAGAAGGGTTCGCCGGGGAATCCCAGGCCAACCGGCGTTATCTCTATTTCGCCCGTCGCGCCGACATCGAGGGACAGCCGGACATCGCCGGCGTGTTTCGCGACACGGCCGAGGGCGAGACCGGCCACGCCTTCGGGCATTTTGATTACCTGGCCGAGATCGGCGACCCGGTCACGGGCGTGGCCGTCGGCGATACAGCGGCCAACCTGAAATCGGCGATCGAAGGCGAAACCTACGAATACACCCAGATGTATCCGGGCTTCGCGAAGACCGCCCGTGAAGAAGGGTTCGCGGAGATCTCGGAATGGTTTGAGACGCTGGCCAAGGCCGAGAAGTCCCATGCGGGGCGCTTCACCAAGGCCCTGGACACCATCAAGAAATAG